A genomic segment from Propioniciclava sp. MC1595 encodes:
- a CDS encoding ABC transporter ATP-binding protein, translating into MSDMIGGPDMRGPQRIDPRDRAQLIESPVSAARVAALFKPHAGALAIVIAAVVAASIVGLAQPFLLRAVIDDALPNRNTELLVWLVGGMVAVAILTAVLGVVQTWLATTMGQRVMSALRTDVFSHIQKQSISFFKRTRGGEIQSRLINDIAGLQSVITTTATSVASNLTTAVGTAVAMVVLDWRLSLLSLIVLPPAIALTRKVALVRREITTQRQRAMADLHAQVDEALSVNGAMLTKTLGATQARVDAFSDTSSQLVDLEVQSQLAGRWRMATMGIIFAAIPALIYLAAGFPAITGNITIGTVVAFTALQSQIFRPIMGLLNVGAQWISSMALLSRIFGYLDLPIEVKEPANPTPLPKDQVTGHVRFEGVSYRYPDGEVDVLNGIDLDLTPGRSIAVVGETGSGKSTLATLLVRLADPTAGRVTLDGVDLRDLSSADLAGAIGVVTQDTYLSHTSIRDNLLQAKPDASDADLWLALDAAQVGETVRRLPDGLDTIVGARGHRFSGGERQRVAVARTLLADPRVLVLDEATSALDTETEREFQAALDTLAEGRTTFTIAHRLSTVRHADEIIVLERGRIVERGTHEELLAAEGRYALLAS; encoded by the coding sequence ATGAGTGACATGATCGGAGGACCCGACATGCGTGGCCCGCAGCGGATCGACCCGCGCGACCGCGCCCAGCTCATCGAATCGCCCGTCTCCGCGGCCAGGGTGGCCGCACTCTTCAAGCCCCACGCGGGGGCTCTCGCCATCGTCATCGCCGCGGTCGTCGCGGCGTCCATCGTCGGCCTCGCGCAGCCGTTCCTGCTGCGCGCCGTGATCGACGACGCACTCCCGAACCGCAACACCGAACTGCTCGTGTGGCTCGTCGGCGGCATGGTCGCCGTCGCGATCCTCACCGCCGTGCTCGGCGTCGTGCAGACCTGGCTGGCCACCACGATGGGCCAGCGCGTCATGAGCGCGCTGCGCACCGACGTGTTCAGCCACATCCAGAAGCAGTCCATCAGCTTCTTCAAGCGCACCCGGGGCGGCGAGATCCAGTCCCGCCTCATCAACGACATCGCCGGCCTGCAGTCGGTGATCACGACGACCGCCACGTCGGTCGCGTCCAACCTCACCACCGCCGTCGGAACGGCGGTCGCCATGGTCGTCCTCGACTGGCGCCTCTCCCTGCTCTCGCTCATCGTGCTCCCGCCGGCGATCGCGCTGACCCGCAAGGTCGCGCTGGTCCGCCGCGAGATCACCACCCAGCGGCAGCGCGCGATGGCCGACCTCCACGCGCAGGTTGACGAGGCCCTCAGCGTCAACGGCGCGATGCTCACCAAGACCCTCGGCGCCACCCAGGCCCGGGTCGACGCGTTCTCCGACACCTCGTCCCAGCTGGTCGACCTCGAGGTCCAGAGCCAGCTCGCCGGGCGCTGGCGCATGGCCACGATGGGCATCATCTTCGCCGCCATCCCGGCGCTCATCTACCTCGCCGCCGGCTTCCCGGCCATCACCGGCAACATCACGATCGGCACCGTGGTCGCGTTCACCGCGCTGCAGAGCCAGATCTTCCGCCCGATCATGGGCCTGCTCAACGTCGGCGCCCAGTGGATCAGCTCGATGGCCCTCCTCAGCCGCATCTTCGGCTACCTCGACCTCCCGATCGAGGTCAAGGAGCCCGCCAACCCCACCCCGCTGCCCAAGGACCAGGTCACCGGCCACGTCCGCTTCGAGGGCGTCTCCTACCGCTACCCCGATGGCGAGGTCGACGTGCTCAACGGCATCGACCTCGACCTCACGCCCGGCCGCTCCATCGCGGTCGTCGGCGAGACCGGCTCGGGCAAGTCGACGCTGGCCACGCTGCTGGTCCGCCTCGCCGACCCGACCGCAGGCCGCGTCACCCTCGACGGTGTCGACCTGCGCGACCTGTCCTCGGCCGACCTCGCCGGCGCGATCGGCGTCGTCACCCAGGACACCTACCTCTCGCACACCTCGATCCGTGACAACCTGCTGCAGGCCAAGCCCGACGCCTCGGACGCCGACCTCTGGCTCGCCCTCGACGCGGCCCAGGTGGGGGAGACGGTGCGCCGCCTGCCGGACGGCCTCGACACCATCGTCGGCGCCCGCGGCCACCGCTTCTCCGGCGGTGAGCGCCAGCGCGTCGCGGTCGCCCGCACCCTGCTGGCCGACCCGCGGGTCCTGGTCCTCGACGAGGCCACCAGCGCCCTCGACACCGAGACCGAGCGCGAGTTCCAGGCCGCCCTCGACACCCTCGCCGAAGGGCGCACGACCTTCACCATCGCGCACCGCCTCAGCACGGTGCGGCACGCCGACGAGATCATCGTCCTCGAGCGTGGGCGCATCGTCGAGCGCGGCACCCACGAGGAGCTTCTCGCCGCAGAGGGCAGGTACGCGCTCCTCGCGTCGTAG
- a CDS encoding response regulator transcription factor, with the protein MTEPQPIRLVLADDQELVRLGFRMVLDAQADMTVVAEVGNGQDAVRAVSAPAGCDVVLMDIRMPIMDGVEATRRIVASGAAAKVLVLTTFDLDEYVYSALQAGASGFLLKDAGPAELLAGIRAVHSGEAVVAPSATRRLLERFVPMMPGDASTGKSPEERLGVLTEREREVLTLVGTGLTNSEIAQTLFLAEATVKTHIGHILAKLALRDRVGMVVFAYDTGLVRPQP; encoded by the coding sequence ATGACCGAACCGCAACCGATCCGCCTCGTGCTGGCCGACGACCAGGAACTGGTCCGCCTCGGGTTCCGCATGGTGCTCGACGCGCAGGCCGACATGACGGTCGTCGCCGAGGTCGGCAACGGGCAGGACGCCGTGCGCGCGGTCTCCGCGCCTGCCGGCTGCGACGTCGTGCTGATGGACATCCGCATGCCGATCATGGACGGCGTCGAGGCCACCCGCCGCATCGTCGCCTCGGGCGCCGCCGCGAAGGTGCTCGTGCTCACGACGTTCGACCTCGACGAGTACGTCTACTCGGCGCTGCAGGCGGGCGCCTCAGGGTTCCTGCTCAAGGACGCCGGTCCGGCCGAGCTGCTGGCCGGCATCCGTGCCGTGCACTCGGGTGAGGCCGTCGTGGCGCCTTCCGCGACCCGCCGCCTGCTGGAGCGCTTCGTGCCGATGATGCCCGGCGACGCCTCGACCGGGAAGTCGCCCGAGGAGCGCCTCGGCGTGCTCACCGAGCGCGAGCGCGAGGTGCTGACGCTCGTCGGCACCGGCCTGACGAACTCGGAGATCGCCCAGACGCTGTTCCTCGCCGAGGCGACCGTCAAGACCCACATCGGCCACATCCTGGCCAAGCTCGCCCTGCGCGACCGCGTCGGCATGGTGGTGTTCGCCTACGACACCGGCCTGGTTCGGCCCCAGCCGTAA
- a CDS encoding metal ABC transporter ATP-binding protein, whose product MTTNGIMVEASDLVLGYERNIAVKHSSFTVPHQKVTAIIGPNGSGKSTILNAIAGVIEPLAGTISVFGRKPGGRGSQVSYVMQSLAFPEGTPITVREAVGMGLYPKLGWFGRPSAEDRSRVARAMERLKVTDLADRHLDELSGGQRQRVYVAQGMTQPHEALLLDEPLTGLDILSARTIDEIIHTERDRGHAVVLTTHDLDEARAADWVILMSGHVVAYGPPAEVLTRHNLETAYGLGSLHAAESAFIDDPHLDIEHGHEHGRHQHPH is encoded by the coding sequence GTGACCACCAACGGGATCATGGTCGAGGCGTCCGACCTCGTGCTGGGGTACGAGCGCAACATCGCGGTCAAGCACTCGAGCTTCACGGTCCCGCACCAGAAGGTGACGGCGATCATCGGCCCCAACGGGTCGGGCAAGTCGACGATCCTGAACGCGATCGCGGGCGTCATCGAGCCGCTGGCCGGCACGATCAGCGTGTTCGGGCGCAAGCCCGGCGGCCGCGGCAGTCAGGTGTCGTACGTGATGCAGTCGCTGGCGTTCCCCGAGGGGACGCCGATCACGGTCCGCGAGGCCGTCGGCATGGGCCTGTACCCCAAGCTGGGCTGGTTCGGACGCCCCAGCGCCGAGGACCGCTCCCGCGTGGCCCGCGCCATGGAGCGCCTCAAGGTCACCGACCTCGCCGACCGACACCTGGACGAGCTGTCCGGCGGTCAGCGGCAGCGGGTCTACGTCGCGCAGGGCATGACCCAGCCGCACGAGGCCCTGCTGCTGGACGAGCCGCTGACGGGCCTCGACATCCTGTCGGCGCGCACGATCGACGAGATCATCCACACCGAACGCGACCGCGGCCACGCGGTGGTGCTGACCACGCACGACCTCGACGAGGCACGCGCGGCCGACTGGGTGATCCTGATGAGCGGGCACGTGGTTGCGTACGGGCCGCCAGCCGAGGTACTTACGCGCCACAATCTCGAGACCGCCTACGGGCTGGGCTCGCTGCACGCAGCCGAGAGCGCCTTCATCGACGACCCGCACCTGGACATCGAGCACGGGCACGAACACGGAAGGCACCAGCACCCGCACTGA
- a CDS encoding metal ABC transporter permease has protein sequence MDWFLEPFLLGFQQRALIGGLAAGVMSSVVGVWLVLRGMSFFGDAFVHGVLPGIAAATIFGFNPYLGAAVAAIVMVGGIELIHRQTALKEDTAIGLLFVGMMALGVAIISKSSSYTGSLTNILFGDIFGVNAETLTAMAVLGTPVLLGSLLLYRPLLALSFSPTKAKTLGMSPRFTHAALLVLIATAVIASFQAVGTLLVFALLVGPPATAALVTRTIPQMFVTSVVLASFTVWLGLVLSYHWGTAGAATIALVAIALFFLVLTVRPLFRSTLRQAQGPGATR, from the coding sequence GTGGATTGGTTCCTCGAGCCCTTTCTCCTGGGCTTCCAGCAACGCGCCCTCATCGGCGGTCTCGCCGCCGGGGTGATGAGCTCGGTCGTCGGCGTCTGGCTCGTCCTGCGCGGCATGAGCTTCTTCGGCGACGCCTTCGTGCACGGCGTCCTGCCCGGCATCGCGGCGGCGACGATCTTCGGCTTCAACCCCTACCTCGGCGCGGCCGTCGCCGCGATCGTGATGGTCGGCGGCATCGAGCTGATCCACCGCCAGACGGCGCTGAAGGAGGACACCGCCATCGGCCTGCTGTTCGTCGGCATGATGGCGCTGGGTGTCGCGATCATCAGCAAGTCGAGTTCGTACACGGGGTCGCTGACCAACATCCTGTTCGGCGACATCTTCGGCGTGAACGCCGAGACGCTCACCGCGATGGCCGTGCTCGGCACGCCAGTGCTCCTCGGCTCGCTGCTGCTCTACCGCCCGCTCCTCGCCCTGAGCTTCTCCCCCACCAAGGCCAAGACGCTCGGAATGAGCCCGCGCTTCACCCACGCGGCCCTCCTGGTGCTGATCGCCACGGCCGTGATCGCGAGCTTCCAGGCCGTCGGCACCCTACTGGTGTTCGCCCTGCTCGTCGGCCCGCCGGCCACGGCCGCGCTGGTCACGCGCACCATCCCGCAGATGTTCGTCACCTCGGTCGTTCTCGCGTCGTTCACCGTCTGGCTCGGGCTGGTCCTCAGCTACCACTGGGGCACCGCCGGCGCGGCCACCATCGCGCTCGTCGCCATCGCCCTGTTCTTCCTGGTCCTCACGGTCAGGCCGCTGTTCCGGAGCACCCTTCGACAAGCTCAGGGACCGGGGGCGACGAGGTGA
- a CDS encoding citrate synthase, translated as MSDMLRISSGEAGFDLPITDGTIKATDLKQVSTSQGPLATYDPGFMNTAACRSSITYIDGDAGILEYRGYPIDQLAASATHLEVAYLLLKGELPNADQLAAWEHTVNTHRFVHENVGNFIRSYRHDAHPMAKMMAAVASMQTFYPSSRRLEDPEAREMNIVRLIAKIPTMAAWSYRHSIGRHYVYPNDELGYVDNFLAMLFQSQQRVYQADPRVSRAMEILFILHADHEQNCSTNAVRAVASAGNDVYTSAGAGIGALFGPLHGGANEAVLKMLREIGSVDRVPEFVEGVKNGKARLMGFGHRVYKNYDPRARIIKKACDDVFEVTGVNPLLEIAVELERIALEDEYFVKRRLYPNVDFYSGLIYEALKFPPEMFTVLFAVPRTAGWAAQWLEGVTDPEQKIMRPKQIYTGHRERDFVPVDQR; from the coding sequence ATGTCCGACATGCTCAGGATCAGCAGCGGCGAGGCCGGGTTCGACCTCCCGATCACCGATGGCACCATCAAGGCGACCGACCTCAAGCAGGTCAGCACGTCCCAGGGCCCCCTGGCCACCTACGACCCGGGCTTCATGAACACCGCTGCCTGCCGCAGCTCGATCACCTACATCGACGGCGACGCCGGCATCCTCGAGTACCGGGGCTACCCGATCGACCAGCTGGCCGCGAGCGCGACGCACCTGGAGGTGGCCTACCTGCTGCTCAAGGGCGAGCTGCCCAACGCCGACCAGCTCGCCGCGTGGGAGCACACGGTCAACACCCACCGCTTCGTCCACGAGAACGTGGGCAACTTCATCCGCTCCTACCGCCACGACGCCCACCCGATGGCGAAGATGATGGCCGCGGTGGCGTCCATGCAGACCTTCTACCCCAGCTCGCGCCGCCTGGAGGACCCCGAGGCCCGCGAGATGAACATCGTCCGGCTCATCGCGAAGATCCCCACCATGGCCGCGTGGTCCTACCGGCACTCGATCGGCCGGCACTACGTCTACCCCAACGACGAACTCGGCTACGTCGACAACTTCCTGGCCATGCTGTTCCAGAGCCAACAGCGTGTCTACCAGGCCGACCCGCGGGTGTCGCGGGCGATGGAGATCCTGTTCATCCTGCACGCCGACCACGAGCAGAACTGCTCGACCAACGCCGTGCGCGCCGTGGCGTCGGCCGGCAACGACGTCTACACCTCGGCCGGCGCCGGCATCGGCGCCCTGTTCGGCCCGCTGCATGGCGGAGCCAACGAGGCCGTCCTGAAGATGCTGCGCGAGATCGGGTCGGTCGACCGGGTGCCCGAATTCGTCGAGGGCGTGAAGAACGGCAAGGCGCGCCTGATGGGCTTCGGGCACCGCGTCTACAAGAACTACGACCCGCGCGCCCGCATCATCAAGAAGGCCTGCGACGACGTGTTCGAGGTGACCGGGGTGAACCCGCTGCTCGAGATCGCCGTCGAGCTCGAGCGGATCGCCCTTGAGGACGAGTACTTCGTCAAGCGCCGCCTCTATCCCAACGTCGACTTCTACTCGGGGCTGATCTACGAGGCGCTGAAGTTCCCCCCGGAGATGTTCACCGTGCTGTTCGCGGTGCCCCGCACCGCCGGGTGGGCGGCCCAGTGGCTCGAAGGCGTCACCGACCCCGAGCAGAAGATCATGCGCCCCAAGCAGATCTACACCGGCCACCGCGAGCGCGACTTCGTTCCGGTCGACCAGCGCTGA
- a CDS encoding MarR family winged helix-turn-helix transcriptional regulator produces MDIPDTELADLILRAARRLRRANASELTGLPVNPHQARALRVIARLEPVRMADLAERLHVVARSATDVVEFLAAGGWVERSPDPGDRRVRLLSLTDAGRRLAEQVQDARSRAASSTLGAIPDTDRATVVAALSEAVDPTF; encoded by the coding sequence GTGGATATTCCCGACACCGAGTTGGCTGACCTGATCCTGCGCGCGGCGCGGCGACTGCGGCGCGCGAACGCATCGGAGTTGACGGGGTTGCCGGTCAACCCGCACCAGGCGCGCGCGCTGCGCGTGATCGCGCGGCTCGAGCCAGTCCGGATGGCCGACTTGGCCGAGCGCCTGCACGTGGTCGCTCGCTCGGCGACCGACGTCGTCGAGTTCCTCGCCGCGGGCGGCTGGGTCGAGCGCTCCCCCGACCCTGGCGACCGGCGGGTGCGGCTCCTGTCCCTGACGGATGCCGGACGCCGATTGGCCGAACAAGTACAGGACGCCCGGTCCCGGGCCGCCAGCTCCACTTTGGGCGCCATCCCCGACACTGACCGGGCGACGGTCGTGGCCGCGCTCAGCGAGGCCGTTGATCCCACGTTCTGA
- a CDS encoding metal ABC transporter substrate-binding protein — MRSTILAVPLLLTMAACSPTAAPASNTSTPATDQAPVAIATTTQLGSILGDITQCVGTTSRTLMGPGDDPHDFSVSSRDVADLTKAKLVITNGLGLEPGLKVALDGAKADGATIFEVAPLLDPLSYASIEEHQAEQHAGHDHAASTSSATGHDESHSHGEFDPHVHMDVQRMAKAATVIGAQLAKTTGDDKYATCGTKVEQKLQETDKQVREILAEIPADKRVLVTDHEAYNYFAEAYDFEVAGVVIPGGSTDAEPSSQELADLVAVVREDKVSAIFSNNTVNPRLVEAVANEAGTDLKVVQLFEGSVGPEGSGAETYATMMLTNAQRIADALK, encoded by the coding sequence GTGCGTTCAACCATTCTCGCTGTCCCGCTCCTGCTGACCATGGCCGCGTGCAGTCCCACTGCGGCGCCGGCGTCCAACACCTCGACCCCAGCGACTGACCAGGCCCCGGTCGCGATCGCGACCACCACCCAGCTCGGGTCGATCCTGGGCGACATCACGCAGTGCGTCGGCACCACTTCACGCACGCTGATGGGCCCCGGCGACGACCCCCACGACTTCTCGGTGAGCTCCCGCGACGTGGCCGACCTCACCAAGGCCAAGCTCGTCATCACCAACGGCCTGGGCCTCGAGCCCGGCCTGAAGGTCGCCCTCGACGGCGCCAAGGCCGACGGCGCGACGATCTTCGAGGTCGCTCCCCTGCTCGACCCGCTCAGCTATGCGTCCATCGAGGAGCACCAGGCCGAGCAGCACGCCGGCCACGACCATGCGGCTTCGACAAGCTCAGCCACCGGGCACGACGAATCCCACAGCCACGGCGAGTTCGACCCGCACGTCCACATGGACGTCCAGCGCATGGCCAAGGCTGCCACCGTCATCGGCGCCCAGCTAGCCAAGACCACCGGCGACGACAAGTACGCCACCTGCGGCACCAAGGTCGAGCAGAAGCTCCAGGAGACCGACAAGCAGGTCCGCGAGATCCTCGCCGAGATCCCCGCCGACAAGCGCGTGCTGGTCACCGACCACGAGGCTTACAACTACTTCGCCGAGGCGTACGACTTCGAGGTGGCCGGCGTCGTCATCCCGGGCGGCAGCACCGACGCCGAACCCAGCAGCCAAGAGCTGGCCGACCTCGTCGCTGTCGTCCGCGAGGACAAGGTCTCGGCGATCTTCTCCAACAACACCGTCAACCCGCGCCTGGTCGAGGCCGTCGCCAACGAGGCCGGCACCGACCTGAAGGTGGTCCAGCTGTTCGAGGGCTCCGTCGGCCCCGAGGGCTCGGGCGCCGAGACCTACGCCACGATGATGCTGACCAACGCGCAGCGCATCGCGGACGCCCTGAAGTAG
- a CDS encoding ribonuclease HI family protein, producing the protein MIIAAADGSSLSNPGPAGWAWFIDGDRWAAGGWKHGTNNMGELMAVLDLLRQTKGAEDDLLVFCDSQYVINSLTKWMPNWKRRGWKKADGKPVLNVDLLKELDTELVGRRITFEWVKGHAGHELNEAADARARAAAVAFQKGLPVDEGPGFSPDVVRTPTPDVSPGPVREPDLFDAAPDPAPDEDEHPVVALQRSWLSDAVRSDRSAAEALLHPRFMEHDVNGRASGKGRTLATLKPHEDQITVEVEGIDELAPWVVQLRWRARSRSAVSLRSSIWVKHDDTWRLRFEQQTPTVR; encoded by the coding sequence GTGATCATTGCTGCCGCCGACGGGTCGTCGCTGTCCAACCCCGGTCCCGCCGGGTGGGCGTGGTTCATCGACGGCGACCGCTGGGCCGCCGGCGGCTGGAAGCACGGCACCAACAACATGGGCGAGCTCATGGCGGTGCTCGACCTCCTGCGCCAGACGAAGGGCGCCGAGGATGACCTGCTGGTCTTCTGCGACTCCCAGTACGTGATCAACTCCCTCACCAAGTGGATGCCCAACTGGAAGCGCCGTGGCTGGAAGAAGGCCGACGGCAAGCCGGTGCTCAACGTCGACCTGCTCAAGGAGCTCGACACCGAACTCGTCGGCCGCCGCATCACCTTCGAGTGGGTGAAGGGGCACGCCGGCCACGAGCTCAACGAGGCCGCTGACGCCCGAGCGCGGGCCGCCGCGGTGGCCTTCCAGAAGGGCCTGCCCGTCGACGAGGGCCCCGGCTTCTCCCCCGACGTCGTCCGGACGCCGACCCCCGATGTCTCCCCCGGCCCGGTCCGCGAGCCGGATCTCTTCGACGCCGCCCCGGACCCCGCCCCCGACGAGGACGAGCACCCCGTCGTCGCGCTGCAGCGCAGCTGGCTCTCGGACGCCGTGCGCTCCGACCGGTCCGCCGCCGAGGCGCTCCTCCACCCGCGGTTCATGGAGCACGACGTCAACGGCAGGGCGTCCGGGAAGGGCCGCACGCTAGCCACGCTCAAGCCCCACGAGGACCAGATCACCGTCGAGGTCGAGGGCATCGACGAGCTGGCCCCGTGGGTGGTGCAGCTGCGCTGGCGGGCGCGCTCGCGCAGCGCGGTCAGTCTGCGGAGTTCGATCTGGGTCAAGCACGACGACACGTGGCGGCTCCGGTTCGAGCAGCAGACGCCGACGGTCCGCTGA
- a CDS encoding sensor histidine kinase: protein MTARPSFRLPRPRPLDYVWAALLGFLVLLAPGTLYIDGAGSTVSTWAMFGWGLLYVLPLLWRRADPDLATLALLPAHLVQLAVVNAPNAGNITVPLMMFTVAAHGRLRYRLWWLAFGGFTSLVAAADWTFGSAWERNTMGTGGEPVASLIAVSVVTFLGLASVVAASWALGAFVRARNEARAASQDAVTAQTLQHQQAILLAATQERQRLAREMHDVVAHSLAVIVVQADGGAYAASMDGDPAMRLATAEKALATIRSTASDALTETRRLVGVLRSDQGTELAPASGLGDIFGLVQGLADAGRDVRMQVTGDPALRRHLSPGLELAVFRIVQEALTNAVKHAGEDASVLVHLHHAQAELIVQVRDTGVGAGPTDGLGHGLVGMRERVSAFGGTLSAVDHPDGGFVVTARIPTPQGAMS, encoded by the coding sequence GTGACCGCCCGACCGAGCTTCCGGCTGCCCCGGCCGCGGCCGCTCGACTACGTGTGGGCGGCCCTGCTGGGGTTCCTGGTGCTGCTGGCGCCCGGCACCCTGTACATCGACGGGGCGGGGTCGACCGTCTCGACCTGGGCGATGTTCGGGTGGGGCCTGCTGTACGTGCTGCCGCTCCTGTGGCGCCGCGCCGACCCCGACCTCGCCACGCTGGCGCTGCTCCCGGCCCACCTGGTCCAGCTCGCCGTGGTGAACGCCCCCAACGCCGGCAACATCACCGTGCCCCTGATGATGTTCACGGTAGCCGCGCACGGACGCCTGAGGTACCGCCTGTGGTGGCTCGCGTTCGGCGGGTTCACCTCGCTCGTCGCCGCCGCCGACTGGACGTTCGGCTCCGCCTGGGAGCGCAACACCATGGGCACGGGGGGCGAGCCGGTCGCGTCCCTGATCGCGGTGTCGGTCGTCACCTTCCTCGGCCTCGCTTCGGTGGTCGCCGCGAGCTGGGCGCTCGGTGCGTTCGTCCGGGCGCGCAACGAGGCCCGCGCGGCCTCCCAGGACGCCGTGACGGCCCAGACCCTCCAGCACCAGCAGGCGATCCTCCTGGCCGCCACCCAGGAGCGCCAGCGCCTCGCCCGCGAGATGCACGACGTCGTGGCCCACTCGCTTGCGGTGATCGTCGTGCAGGCCGACGGCGGCGCCTATGCGGCGTCGATGGACGGCGACCCGGCCATGCGCCTCGCGACCGCCGAGAAGGCACTCGCCACAATCCGCTCGACCGCTTCCGACGCCCTGACCGAGACCCGGCGTCTCGTGGGTGTGCTCCGCTCGGACCAGGGCACCGAGCTCGCCCCGGCGTCCGGCCTCGGCGACATCTTCGGCCTCGTGCAGGGGCTGGCCGACGCCGGCCGCGACGTGCGCATGCAGGTGACCGGCGACCCGGCCCTGCGCCGCCACCTCTCCCCCGGCCTCGAGCTGGCCGTGTTCCGCATCGTGCAGGAGGCGCTGACCAACGCGGTCAAGCACGCCGGCGAGGACGCCTCCGTGCTCGTGCACCTCCACCACGCCCAGGCCGAGCTGATCGTCCAGGTGCGCGACACCGGCGTCGGCGCCGGACCCACCGACGGCCTCGGCCACGGCCTGGTCGGCATGCGCGAGCGCGTGTCGGCCTTCGGCGGAACCCTCTCCGCCGTCGACCACCCTGACGGCGGCTTCGTCGTCACCGCCCGAATCCCGACCCCGCAAGGAGCGATGTCATGA